The Phalacrocorax carbo chromosome 11, bPhaCar2.1, whole genome shotgun sequence genome includes a region encoding these proteins:
- the MSN gene encoding moesin, which translates to MPKTISVRVTTMDAELEFAIQPNTTGKQLFDQVVKTIGLREVWFFGLQYQDTKGFSTWLKLNKKVTAQDVRKESPLLFKFRAKFYPEDVAEELIQDITQRLFFLQVKEAILNDDIYCPPETAVLLASYAVQSKYGDFNKEVHKSGYLASDKLLPQRVLEQHKLNKDQWEERIQVWHEEHRGMIREDAVLEYLKIAQDLEMYGVNYFSIKNKKGSELWLGVDALGLNIYEQNDRLTPKIGFPWSEIRNISFNDKKFVIKPIDKKAPDFVFYAPRLRINKRILALCMGNHELYMRRRKPDTIEVQQMKAQAREEKHQKQMERALLENEKKKRELAEKEKEKIEREKEELMERLKQIEEQTKKAQQELEEQTRRAMELEQERKRAQEEAEKLAKERREAEEAKEALLKASHDQQKTQEQLASEMAELTARISQLELARQKKESEAQEWQQKAQMVQEDLERTKEELKTAMSTPHVTEPMHSENEHDDEQDENAAEASAELRSEATIKDRSEEERTTEAEKNERVQKHLKALSSELANARDETKKTANDMIHAENMRLGRDKYKTLRQIRQGNTKQRIDEFESM; encoded by the exons ATCAGTGTGCGTGTTACCACCATGGATGCTGAGCTGGAGTTTGCCATCCAGCCCAACACTACAGGGAAGCAACTCTTTGATCAG GTTGTCAAGACAATTGGCCTAAGAGAGGTCTGGTTTTTTGGACTTCAGTATCAGGACACCAAGGGCTTCTCAACATGGCTGAAATTGAACAAAAAG GTAACAGCACAGGATGTACGCAAAGAAAGCCCCCTGCTTTTCAAATTCCGTGCCAAATTCTACCCGGAGGATGTAGCAGAAGAGCTGATCCAGGATATCACGCAGcgccttttcttcctccaagtGAAGGAGGCAATTCTGAATGATGACATTTATTGCCCTCCAGAAACAGCTGTCCTTCTGGCTTCTTATGCTGTCCAGTCAAAATATGGAGACTTCAACAAAGAGGTGCACAAGTCTGGCTACCTTGCTAGTGACAAACTGCTCCCACAGAG AGTTCTGGAGCAGCATAAACTTAACAAGGACCAATGGGAGGAGAGGATCCAGGTGTGGCATGAGGAACATCGAGGAATGATTAG agaagatgctgtcttGGAGTACCTGAAAATTGCACAGGATCTGGAAATGTATGGTGTGAACTACTTCAGCATTAAAAACAAGAAGGGCTCTGAACTCTGGCTAGGTGTAGATGCTCTGGGACTCAACATCTATGAGCAGAATGACAG gtTAACACCAAAAATTGGATTCCCTTGGAGCGAGATCAGAAATATCTCATTCAATGACAAGAAGTTTGTTATCAAGCCTATCGACAAGAAAGCACCA GACTTTGTATTCTATGCCCCTCGATTACGGATTAACAAACGAATCTTGGCACTCTGCATGGGGAACCATGAGCTCTACATGCGCAGGCGTAAACCAGATACCATTGAGGTGCAACAGATGAAAGCACAGGCTCGGGAGGAGAAGCATCAGAAACAGATGGAGAG AGCCCTGCTGGAGAATGAGAAGAAGAAGAGGGAGttggcagaaaaggagaaggagaagattGAACGTGAGAAGGAGGAGCTAATGGAGAGACTCAAGCAAATTGAGGAGCAAACCAAGAAAGCTCAGCAAG AACTGGAAGAACAGACCCGCAGAGCTATGGAGCTGGAACAGGAGAGAAAACGAGCtcaggaggaagcagagaaacTGGCTAAAGAACGtagagaagcagaagaggcaaAGGAGGCCCTATTGAAAGCATCCCATGATCAACAGAAGACCCAGGAACAGCTG GCTTCTGAGATGGCAGAACTCACGGCTAGGATCTCGCAGCTGGAGCTGGCCAGGCAGAAGAAGGAGAGCGAGGCTCAGGAGTGGCAACAGAAG GCACAGATGGTACAGGAGGACCTAGAAAGGACCAAAGAGGAGTTGAAGACTGCCATGAGCACCCCTCACGTCACTGAGCCCATGCACTCTGAGAACGAGCATGATGATGAGCAGGATGAGAATGCGGCAGAAGCCAGTGCTGAGCTACGATCGGAGGCCACCATCAAGGACCGCAGTGAGGAGGAGCGCACCACCGAAGCAGAGAAGAATGAACGGGTCCAGAAACACTTGAAG GCGCTGTCCTCAGAGCTGGCAAATGCTCGGGATGAAACCAAGAAGACAGCCAATGATATGATCCATGCAGAGAACATGCGCCTGGGACGAGACAAGTACAAGACCCTCCGTCAGATTCGGCAGGGCAACACCAAGCAGCGCATTGATGAGTTTGAGTCCATGTAA